From Pseudomonas putida, one genomic window encodes:
- a CDS encoding MgtC/SapB family protein: MDVVWQTIQAEFADITQVREVTRIILRLLMAAILGAILGFEREHKGKSAGVRTHMLVSMGAALFVLAPSMAGADEQALSRVIQGIVAGIGFLGAGTILKGNGRDTSHVKGLTTAAGLWMTAAIGTAAGMGREATALISTVLSLLVLATMPMMVEKVEGHDEKKQEEEEDVRKH; encoded by the coding sequence ATGGACGTTGTCTGGCAGACGATACAAGCCGAATTCGCCGATATCACGCAAGTGCGTGAAGTCACCCGCATCATCCTGCGCCTGTTGATGGCCGCCATTCTGGGGGCCATTCTGGGCTTCGAGCGTGAGCACAAAGGCAAGTCCGCTGGCGTGCGTACCCATATGCTGGTGTCGATGGGCGCCGCGTTATTCGTGCTGGCGCCAAGCATGGCCGGGGCCGACGAGCAGGCCTTGAGCCGGGTGATCCAGGGTATCGTCGCCGGTATCGGTTTTCTCGGTGCGGGCACCATCCTCAAAGGTAATGGTCGCGACACCAGCCACGTCAAAGGCCTGACCACGGCCGCTGGCCTGTGGATGACGGCCGCCATCGGTACCGCTGCAGGCATGGGGCGTGAAGCGACGGCGCTGATCAGCACAGTGCTTTCGCTGCTGGTGCTGGCCACGATGCCGATGATGGTGGAAAAGGTCGAGGGGCACGACGAGAAGAAGCAGGAGGAGGAGGAGGATGTCAGGAAGCACTGA
- a CDS encoding asparaginase, whose amino-acid sequence MNAALKSFAPSALALLLILPTTASAKEAQTQQQLANVVILATGGTIAGAGASAANSATYQAAKLGIDKLIAGVPELADIANVRGEQVMQIASESISNDDLLKLGKRVAELAESKDVDGIVITHGTDTLEETAYFLNLVEKTDKPIVVVGSMRPGTAMSADGMLNLYNAVAVASDKQSRGKGVLVTMNDEIQSGRDVSKAVNIKTEAFKSAWGPMGMVVEGKSYWFRLPAKRHTVNSEFDIKQISSLPQVDIAYGYGNVTDTAYKALAQNGAKALIHAGTGNGSVSSRVVPALQELRKEGVQIIRSSHVNQGGFVLRNAEQPDDKNDWVVAHDLNPQKARILAMVAMTKTQDSKELQRIFWEY is encoded by the coding sequence ATGAATGCTGCACTGAAGTCCTTCGCACCCAGCGCCCTGGCGCTGCTGCTGATTCTGCCCACCACCGCTTCGGCCAAAGAAGCCCAAACCCAGCAGCAGCTGGCCAACGTAGTCATCCTCGCCACCGGCGGCACCATTGCCGGCGCCGGCGCCAGCGCTGCCAACAGCGCCACGTACCAGGCGGCCAAGCTGGGCATCGACAAGTTGATCGCCGGCGTGCCGGAGCTTGCCGACATTGCCAACGTGCGCGGCGAGCAAGTGATGCAGATCGCCTCCGAAAGCATCAGCAACGACGACCTGCTCAAGCTGGGCAAACGCGTCGCCGAACTTGCCGAAAGCAAGGACGTGGACGGCATCGTCATCACCCACGGCACCGACACCCTGGAAGAGACCGCCTACTTCCTCAACCTGGTAGAAAAGACCGACAAGCCGATCGTGGTGGTGGGCTCCATGCGCCCGGGCACGGCCATGTCGGCCGATGGCATGCTCAACCTGTACAACGCCGTAGCCGTGGCCAGCGACAAGCAGTCCCGGGGCAAGGGTGTACTGGTGACCATGAACGACGAGATCCAGTCCGGCCGCGATGTGAGCAAGGCGGTCAACATCAAGACCGAAGCCTTCAAGAGCGCCTGGGGCCCGATGGGCATGGTGGTGGAAGGCAAATCGTACTGGTTCCGCCTGCCGGCCAAGCGTCACACCGTCAACTCGGAATTCGACATCAAGCAGATCAGCAGCCTGCCGCAGGTCGACATCGCCTACGGCTACGGCAACGTGACCGACACGGCCTACAAGGCATTGGCACAGAACGGCGCAAAAGCCCTGATTCATGCCGGAACCGGCAACGGGTCGGTGTCCTCGCGCGTGGTGCCGGCACTGCAGGAGCTACGCAAGGAGGGTGTGCAGATCATCCGCTCGTCCCACGTCAACCAGGGCGGTTTCGTGCTGCGCAACGCTGAGCAGCCGGATGACAAGAACGATTGGGTTGTAGCGCACGACCTTAACCCGCAGAAGGCGCGGATCCTGGCGATGGTGGCAATGACCAAGACCCAGGACAGCAAAGAGCTGCAGCGGATTTTCTGGGAATACTGA
- a CDS encoding helix-turn-helix domain-containing protein — protein MRSSLPGVPLFQLYGENQAWPGTDLLHCESIPARSRLHHWEIKPHQHAELFQLLYVQRGQAQVEIEGVRSAIGEAAIQVVPPLTVHGFRFSADIQGHVLTFGTALVANLEQRLGAPLGVLAKPACYPLGKDRVRLRSLIDTLQQEYQGHAPARAPMLEALVTALMVWISRRQQLGQAPRNRDERDRQLLGQYLRLVEAHYREHLSVEDFAARLKIPSLQLNQLCRALSGQTALQLVHQRLLLEAQRNLIYTRMSIGQLSDSLGFSDPTYFARFFKRLSGQTPNGYRRSVQPD, from the coding sequence ATGAGATCGTCACTCCCCGGCGTCCCGCTGTTTCAGCTGTATGGCGAAAACCAGGCATGGCCCGGCACGGACCTGCTGCATTGCGAGTCGATCCCGGCCCGCAGCCGCCTGCACCATTGGGAAATCAAACCGCACCAGCACGCCGAGCTGTTTCAGTTGCTGTATGTGCAACGTGGCCAGGCGCAGGTAGAGATCGAGGGCGTGCGCAGTGCCATTGGCGAAGCGGCAATCCAGGTGGTACCACCGCTGACCGTGCACGGGTTTCGCTTCAGTGCCGATATCCAGGGGCATGTGCTGACCTTCGGCACCGCGCTGGTAGCAAACCTCGAGCAGCGCTTGGGTGCACCGCTGGGGGTGCTGGCCAAGCCTGCCTGTTACCCACTGGGCAAGGATCGCGTGCGCCTGCGCAGCCTGATCGACACACTGCAGCAGGAGTACCAGGGGCATGCCCCGGCACGCGCGCCCATGCTCGAAGCCCTGGTGACCGCGCTGATGGTGTGGATCAGCCGTCGCCAGCAATTGGGCCAGGCGCCCCGCAACCGAGACGAACGTGACCGTCAGTTGCTGGGGCAATATCTGCGCCTGGTCGAAGCGCACTACCGTGAGCACCTTTCGGTGGAGGACTTCGCCGCGCGGTTGAAGATCCCGAGCCTGCAGCTCAACCAACTGTGCCGGGCCTTGAGCGGGCAGACCGCACTGCAACTGGTGCACCAGCGGCTGCTGCTGGAGGCACAGCGCAACCTGATCTACACGCGGATGAGCATCGGGCAGTTGTCGGACAGCCTCGGGTTCAGTGACCCGACCTACTTTGCGCGGTTCTTCAAGCGCTTGAGTGGGCAGACACCCAATGGTTACCGTCGCTCGGTCCAGCCCGATTGA
- a CDS encoding SPOR domain-containing protein, which yields MRKLAVVMAVLALVGCENEVEGVHKQVAEHLHNPSTAKFGNVRIDTKGTICGQVRGKDDAGQYEAYRSYVAIKGDDGQYDIIVDDNGNNLRIREICGGAELQRRAEALADQPAPQGWDVEVIQGANMGALSDMTARLIEKGIPSSVEYRNGKPVVLLGPFPTKEEAEARKAEVMAKLGTDSVVIQHGARR from the coding sequence GTGCGCAAACTGGCAGTGGTAATGGCAGTGTTGGCCCTGGTGGGCTGTGAGAATGAGGTTGAAGGTGTGCACAAACAGGTGGCCGAGCACCTGCACAACCCCAGCACTGCCAAGTTCGGCAACGTGCGGATCGACACCAAGGGCACCATTTGCGGCCAGGTGCGTGGCAAGGACGATGCCGGGCAGTACGAAGCTTACCGCAGCTACGTCGCCATCAAGGGTGACGATGGCCAGTACGACATCATCGTCGACGACAATGGCAACAACCTGCGTATTCGCGAAATCTGCGGGGGCGCTGAGTTGCAGCGCCGCGCCGAGGCCCTTGCCGATCAGCCTGCGCCTCAAGGCTGGGATGTCGAGGTGATCCAGGGCGCCAACATGGGTGCATTGAGCGACATGACCGCCCGCCTGATCGAGAAGGGCATCCCATCCTCGGTCGAATACCGCAATGGCAAGCCGGTGGTGCTGCTGGGGCCGTTCCCCACCAAAGAGGAAGCCGAGGCACGCAAGGCAGAGGTCATGGCCAAGCTGGGTACGGACTCGGTTGTCATCCAGCACGGCGCGCGGCGCTGA
- a CDS encoding NAD(P)/FAD-dependent oxidoreductase encodes MANTPYPQSYYAASANPVPPRPPLQGEVETDVCIIGAGYTGLSSALFLLENGFKVSIVEAAKVGFGASGRNGGQIVNSYSRDIDVIERTVGPKQAQLLGHMAFEGARIIRERVAKYNIQCDLKDGGVFAALTSKQMGHLESQKRLWERFGHNQLELMDQKRIREVVACDSYIGGMLDMSGGHIHPLNLALGEAAAVESLGGIIYEQTPAIRIERGANPVVHTPQGKVRAKFIIVAGNAYLGNLVPELAAKSMPCGTQVITTEPLGEELARTLLPQDYCVEDCNYLLDYYRLTSDKRLIFGGGVVYGARDPANIEAIIRPKMLKAFPQLKNVKIDYAWTGNFLLTLSRLPQVGRIGDNIYYSQGCSGHGVTYTHLAGKVLAEALRGQAERFDAFAGLPHYPFPGGQMLRVPFSALGAWYYSLRDRLGF; translated from the coding sequence ATGGCCAATACCCCCTACCCCCAGTCCTACTACGCCGCCTCGGCCAACCCGGTGCCGCCACGTCCGCCGCTGCAGGGTGAGGTGGAAACCGATGTGTGCATCATCGGTGCAGGCTATACCGGCCTGTCCAGCGCCCTGTTCCTGCTGGAGAACGGCTTCAAGGTGAGCATCGTCGAAGCGGCGAAGGTCGGCTTCGGTGCGTCGGGCCGTAACGGCGGCCAGATCGTCAACAGCTACAGCCGTGACATTGACGTCATCGAGCGCACGGTCGGCCCCAAGCAGGCGCAACTGCTGGGCCACATGGCCTTCGAAGGCGCGCGCATCATCCGTGAACGCGTAGCCAAGTACAACATCCAGTGCGACCTGAAGGACGGTGGCGTGTTCGCTGCGCTGACGTCCAAACAGATGGGCCACCTGGAATCGCAAAAGCGCCTGTGGGAACGCTTTGGCCATAATCAGCTGGAGCTGATGGACCAGAAGCGCATCCGTGAAGTGGTCGCCTGCGACAGCTATATCGGCGGCATGCTGGACATGAGCGGCGGCCACATCCACCCGCTGAACCTGGCCTTGGGCGAAGCGGCCGCAGTGGAGTCACTGGGCGGCATCATTTATGAGCAGACCCCGGCCATCCGCATCGAGCGTGGCGCCAACCCGGTCGTGCACACCCCACAGGGCAAAGTGCGCGCCAAGTTCATCATCGTCGCCGGCAACGCTTACCTGGGCAACCTGGTGCCAGAACTGGCGGCCAAATCAATGCCTTGCGGTACTCAGGTGATCACCACCGAGCCCTTGGGCGAGGAACTGGCCCGCACCCTGCTGCCGCAGGACTACTGCGTCGAGGACTGCAACTACCTGCTCGACTACTACCGCCTGACCAGCGACAAGCGCCTGATCTTCGGCGGTGGCGTGGTCTACGGTGCACGCGACCCGGCCAACATCGAAGCGATCATCCGCCCGAAGATGCTCAAGGCCTTCCCGCAGCTCAAGAACGTCAAGATCGACTACGCCTGGACCGGCAACTTCCTGCTGACCCTGTCGCGTCTGCCACAGGTTGGCCGTATCGGCGACAACATCTATTACTCGCAGGGTTGCTCGGGCCACGGCGTCACCTACACCCACCTGGCGGGCAAGGTGCTGGCCGAGGCACTGCGTGGCCAGGCCGAGCGCTTCGACGCGTTCGCCGGCCTACCGCACTACCCGTTCCCGGGCGGCCAGATGCTGCGCGTACCGTTCAGCGCCCTGGGAGCCTGGTACTACAGCCTGCGCGACCGCCTGGGCTTCTGA
- a CDS encoding DUF1654 domain-containing protein → MASTAPATPSSYELMGTRIQKIINSPIAQRSRAALIFRLEQESPDDWETLLEEIAENDNVTLAHRDDGGVQIFWTVPKDD, encoded by the coding sequence GTGGCCAGTACCGCCCCTGCAACGCCGAGCAGTTATGAACTGATGGGTACGCGCATCCAGAAGATCATCAACAGCCCCATCGCTCAACGTAGCCGCGCCGCCCTGATCTTCCGCCTGGAGCAGGAGTCGCCCGACGATTGGGAAACCCTGCTTGAGGAGATCGCCGAGAACGACAACGTCACCCTCGCCCACCGCGATGATGGCGGCGTGCAGATTTTCTGGACGGTGCCCAAGGACGACTGA
- a CDS encoding peptidase C39 family protein, with translation MIVGQGRALAAWRQNKRVSMVQISFKSRFFEPRRLIVACLLAASLSGCAGTPPAAVKGVAQRVEISSVPFYRGNANHSGAMALAALLSQQGAPITPGLLDKPLNLPQGAESLGTGIPRVARDYGRVVYPLDKQLDALLTQVAAGNPVLVRFQEGSAWWSEPRYAVLIGFDRYKQRVLLRAGMHRRQMMAFDDFKSAWAQEGSWAILVQPPRQLPAQVDRQRWLQAADELARAGQELAAKQAVDSLQR, from the coding sequence ATGATCGTCGGCCAAGGCCGGGCGTTGGCAGCCTGGCGTCAGAACAAGCGAGTGTCCATGGTGCAAATTTCCTTCAAGTCCCGGTTTTTCGAGCCGCGCCGCCTGATAGTGGCCTGCCTGCTGGCCGCCAGCCTCTCAGGTTGTGCCGGCACGCCCCCGGCCGCCGTCAAGGGCGTTGCGCAGCGGGTCGAGATCAGCAGCGTGCCGTTCTACCGAGGCAACGCCAACCACAGTGGGGCCATGGCGCTGGCGGCGTTGCTCTCGCAGCAGGGCGCGCCGATCACCCCGGGGCTGCTGGACAAGCCGCTGAACCTGCCCCAAGGCGCCGAGTCGCTGGGCACCGGCATCCCCCGCGTGGCGCGCGATTACGGCAGGGTCGTGTACCCGCTGGACAAACAGCTGGACGCTCTGTTGACCCAAGTGGCTGCAGGCAACCCGGTGCTGGTGCGTTTTCAGGAAGGTTCGGCGTGGTGGAGCGAGCCGCGCTATGCGGTGCTGATCGGCTTTGACCGTTACAAGCAGCGGGTGCTGCTGCGTGCGGGGATGCACCGGCGGCAGATGATGGCCTTCGACGATTTCAAGTCGGCGTGGGCGCAAGAGGGGAGCTGGGCGATACTGGTTCAGCCGCCGCGGCAACTGCCGGCCCAGGTGGACCGGCAGCGCTGGCTGCAGGCTGCCGATGAACTGGCCCGCGCGGGCCAGGAACTGGCGGCGAAGCAAGCCGTGGACAGCCTGCAAAGGTAA
- a CDS encoding MerR family transcriptional regulator produces the protein MSTQTYSISDLSRELDITTRAIRFYEEQGLLSPERRGLERIYSARDKVSLKLILRGKRIGFSLAECRELIELYDPSSGNLKQLNSMLAKITERRAQLEQQMLDIHQMQLELDTAQERCEQALAATLNNNDNR, from the coding sequence ATGAGCACCCAGACCTACAGCATCTCCGACCTGTCCCGCGAGCTGGACATCACCACCCGCGCCATCCGCTTCTATGAGGAGCAGGGCCTGCTCAGCCCGGAGCGTCGTGGCCTGGAGCGCATCTATTCGGCACGCGACAAAGTCAGCCTGAAGCTGATCCTGCGTGGCAAGCGTATCGGTTTTTCGCTGGCCGAATGCCGTGAACTGATCGAGCTCTACGACCCCAGCAGCGGCAACCTCAAGCAACTCAACAGCATGCTGGCAAAGATCACCGAGCGCCGCGCCCAGCTTGAACAACAGATGCTGGATATTCACCAGATGCAACTGGAGCTGGACACTGCCCAGGAACGTTGCGAACAGGCCCTGGCCGCAACCCTGAACAATAACGATAACCGTTGA
- a CDS encoding DUF3203 family protein → MPVEIEESTRRCTLIGEDLRIEGDGPDIEIITDEQLRMSVALLAGQRVPITEAEADALTVAGAVDSRKHLKASVPGSVI, encoded by the coding sequence ATGCCCGTCGAAATCGAAGAAAGCACCCGCCGCTGCACCCTCATAGGCGAAGACCTGCGCATCGAAGGTGATGGCCCGGACATTGAGATCATCACCGATGAACAGTTGCGCATGTCCGTGGCGCTGTTGGCAGGCCAGCGCGTGCCGATCACCGAAGCCGAAGCCGACGCGCTGACCGTAGCCGGCGCCGTGGACAGCCGAAAGCATTTGAAGGCGAGCGTTCCTGGCTCGGTAATCTAG
- a CDS encoding hydroxymethylglutaryl-CoA lyase has translation MPLPEKVRLVEVGPRDGLQNEAQPISVADKVRLVDDLTDAGLAYIEVGSFVSPKWVPQMAGSADVFAAIKQREGVTYAALAPNLRGFEDALAAGVKEVAVFAAASEAFSQRNINCSISESLKRFEPIMLAARSHGVRVRGYVSCVLGCPYEGKVSAEQVAPVAKALHEMGCYEVSLGDTLGTGTAGDTRKLFEVVSAHVPREQLAGHFHDTYGQALANVYASLLEGISVFDSSVAGLGGCPYAKGATGNIASEDVVYLLEGLGIETGIDLDRLIAAGQRISEVLGRANGSRVARARSAQ, from the coding sequence ATGCCTTTGCCCGAAAAAGTCCGCCTGGTCGAAGTCGGCCCCCGCGACGGCCTGCAGAACGAAGCCCAGCCCATCAGCGTTGCTGATAAGGTGCGCCTGGTCGACGACCTTACCGACGCCGGGCTGGCCTACATTGAGGTCGGCAGTTTCGTCTCGCCCAAGTGGGTGCCGCAGATGGCCGGCTCCGCCGATGTGTTCGCCGCTATCAAGCAACGCGAGGGGGTTACCTATGCGGCGCTGGCGCCCAACTTGCGGGGTTTCGAGGACGCCCTGGCGGCCGGGGTGAAGGAAGTGGCGGTGTTCGCCGCTGCCTCCGAGGCGTTTTCCCAGCGCAACATCAATTGCTCGATCAGCGAAAGCCTCAAACGTTTCGAGCCGATCATGCTGGCAGCGCGCAGCCACGGTGTGCGGGTGCGCGGTTACGTTTCCTGCGTGCTCGGCTGCCCGTATGAAGGCAAAGTCAGTGCCGAACAGGTCGCCCCCGTGGCCAAGGCCCTGCATGAGATGGGCTGCTACGAAGTGTCCCTGGGTGACACCCTCGGCACTGGCACCGCAGGTGATACCCGCAAACTGTTCGAAGTCGTCTCGGCGCACGTGCCGCGTGAGCAACTGGCCGGCCACTTCCACGATACCTACGGCCAGGCCCTGGCCAACGTGTATGCCAGCCTGCTCGAAGGTATCAGTGTGTTCGACAGCTCGGTGGCGGGCCTTGGGGGTTGCCCCTATGCCAAAGGTGCCACGGGCAATATCGCCAGCGAGGACGTGGTTTACCTGCTAGAGGGGCTGGGGATTGAAACCGGCATTGACCTGGACCGCTTGATCGCGGCGGGGCAGCGGATCAGCGAGGTGCTGGGCCGGGCCAACGGCTCACGTGTGGCGCGAGCACGCAGCGCACAGTGA
- the mapR gene encoding GntR family transcriptional regulator MpaR (MapR regulates genes involved in Pseudomonas quinolone signal (PQS) production and anthranilate metabolism), protein MKRYERFADDIAELIRSGVLGPGQRVPSVRYASQTHGVSPSTVFQAYYLLERRGLIRARPRSGYFVTAHAPRHFCEPQPLEPLSESTDVDVSALVFSILESIKDPNTVPFGSAFPSPELFPLQRLSRSLASASRAMDPRMVVTDLSPGNPQLRRQIALRYMVGGMMLPMEELLITNGALEALNLCLQAVTEPGDLVAVEAPAFYACLQVLERLKLKAVEIPVQPREGMDLAALAQTLEKHPVKAVWCMTNFQNPVGASMPEAKKQALVTLLQRHQVPLIEDDVYAELYYSQQAPKPAKAFDTQGLVMHCGSFAKSLAPGYRIGWVAAGRFAQKIERLKLMTSLCASMPAQAALADYLEHGGYDRHLRKLRYALEGQQANMLAAISRYFPAQTRVSQPSGGYFLWLELPERIDALKLFHMALAQGISIAPGPIFSPTRRFGNCIRLNYGTPWSDTAERAMATLGRIIRSF, encoded by the coding sequence ATGAAACGCTACGAACGATTCGCCGATGACATTGCCGAACTGATCCGCTCTGGCGTGCTCGGCCCCGGTCAGCGCGTGCCATCGGTGCGCTACGCCAGCCAGACACACGGCGTCAGCCCGTCGACCGTGTTCCAGGCCTACTACCTGCTCGAACGCCGCGGGCTGATCCGCGCACGGCCGCGTTCAGGCTATTTCGTCACTGCCCATGCACCGCGTCACTTCTGCGAGCCACAGCCACTGGAGCCGCTGAGCGAATCGACTGACGTGGATGTCAGCGCCCTGGTGTTCTCGATACTCGAATCGATCAAGGACCCGAACACCGTGCCGTTCGGCTCAGCGTTCCCCAGCCCGGAACTGTTCCCGCTGCAGCGCCTGTCGCGCTCGCTGGCCAGCGCCAGCCGGGCCATGGACCCACGCATGGTGGTCACTGACCTGTCGCCGGGCAACCCGCAACTGCGCCGGCAGATCGCCCTGCGCTACATGGTTGGCGGGATGATGCTGCCCATGGAGGAGTTGCTGATCACCAACGGCGCGCTGGAAGCACTGAACCTGTGCCTGCAGGCGGTCACCGAGCCGGGTGACCTGGTGGCGGTCGAGGCACCGGCCTTCTACGCCTGCCTGCAGGTGCTGGAACGGCTCAAACTCAAGGCGGTGGAAATACCCGTCCAGCCACGCGAGGGCATGGACCTGGCCGCCCTCGCCCAGACCTTGGAAAAGCACCCGGTCAAAGCCGTGTGGTGCATGACCAACTTCCAGAACCCAGTGGGCGCGAGCATGCCCGAGGCGAAGAAACAGGCATTGGTAACATTGCTGCAGCGCCATCAGGTGCCGCTGATCGAGGACGATGTCTACGCCGAGCTGTATTACTCGCAACAGGCGCCCAAGCCTGCCAAGGCCTTCGACACTCAAGGCCTGGTCATGCACTGCGGCTCATTCGCCAAGAGCCTGGCGCCCGGTTACCGGATCGGCTGGGTAGCCGCAGGGCGCTTTGCCCAGAAGATCGAACGGCTCAAGCTGATGACCTCACTGTGCGCCTCGATGCCGGCCCAGGCGGCCCTTGCCGACTACCTGGAACACGGTGGGTATGACCGCCACTTGCGCAAACTGCGCTATGCCTTGGAAGGCCAGCAAGCCAACATGCTCGCCGCCATCTCGCGCTATTTTCCGGCGCAGACGCGAGTCAGCCAGCCTTCTGGCGGCTACTTTCTGTGGCTGGAACTGCCCGAACGGATAGACGCGCTGAAGCTGTTCCACATGGCCCTGGCCCAAGGTATCAGCATCGCGCCGGGGCCTATATTTTCGCCCACCCGCCGCTTTGGCAACTGCATCCGCCTGAACTACGGCACCCCGTGGAGCGACACCGCCGAGCGGGCCATGGCAACCCTAGGCCGCATCATCCGCTCGTTCTGA
- a CDS encoding GTP pyrophosphokinase, translated as MSTLERAILVATRAHEGQYDKGGAAYILHPLRVMMRVSTPEQRIVAVLHDVIEDTPLTLSDLAREGFTLKILAALLALSRRDGESYEDFVVRLGCDPLARTVKMADLADNSDLSRIARPGPADLRRLARYQQASAYLQALA; from the coding sequence ATGTCTACACTGGAGCGGGCCATCCTGGTGGCCACCAGGGCGCATGAAGGGCAATACGACAAAGGCGGTGCGGCGTATATCCTGCACCCGTTGCGGGTGATGATGCGGGTGTCCACGCCCGAGCAGCGCATCGTCGCTGTGCTTCACGATGTGATCGAAGACACGCCGCTTACGCTTTCCGACCTGGCCCGCGAGGGTTTCACGCTCAAGATCCTGGCCGCGTTGCTGGCCTTGAGCCGGCGTGATGGCGAAAGCTACGAGGACTTCGTGGTGCGCCTGGGCTGCGACCCACTGGCGCGTACCGTCAAAATGGCCGACCTGGCCGACAATAGCGACCTTTCACGCATCGCCCGCCCAGGCCCGGCCGACCTGAGGCGGCTGGCCCGTTATCAGCAGGCCAGCGCTTACCTGCAGGCGCTGGCCTAG
- the pobA gene encoding 4-hydroxybenzoate 3-monooxygenase, translating to MKTQVAIIGAGPSGLLLGQLLYKAGIDTVILERQTPDYVLGRIRAGVLEQGTVDLLREAGVAERMDREGLVHEGVELLVGGRRQRLDLKGLTGGKTVMVYGQTEVTRDLMQAREASGAPIIYSASNVRPHELKGERPYVTYEKDGQTHRLDCDYIAGCDGFHGVSRQSIPEGVLKHYECVYPFGWLGMLSDTPPVNHELIYAHHARGFSLCSQRSQTRSRYYLQVPLDERVEDWSDERFWTELKARLPEDVAERLVTGPALEKSIAPLRSLVVEPMQYGHLFLVGDAAHIVPPTGAKGLNLAASDVNYLYRILVKVYREGRTDLLQQYSPLALRRVWKGERFSWFMTQLLHDFGEHKDAWEQKMQEADREYFLSSPAGLVNIAENYVGLPFEEVV from the coding sequence ATGAAAACTCAGGTTGCAATCATCGGTGCAGGTCCGTCTGGCCTACTGCTGGGTCAACTGCTGTACAAGGCTGGGATCGACACAGTCATTCTTGAGCGGCAGACACCTGACTATGTACTTGGCCGCATCCGTGCCGGCGTGCTCGAGCAAGGTACTGTCGACCTGCTGCGTGAGGCAGGTGTTGCCGAGCGCATGGACCGTGAAGGCTTGGTGCACGAGGGTGTCGAGTTGCTTGTCGGGGGCCGCCGGCAACGGCTGGACCTCAAGGGCCTGACCGGAGGCAAGACGGTCATGGTCTATGGCCAGACCGAGGTGACGCGGGACTTGATGCAGGCGCGCGAGGCCAGTGGTGCGCCGATCATCTATTCGGCCAGCAATGTGCGGCCCCACGAGCTCAAGGGCGAACGGCCCTACGTTACCTACGAGAAGGACGGCCAGACCCACCGCCTTGACTGCGATTACATCGCCGGCTGCGACGGCTTCCACGGTGTGTCGCGCCAGAGCATTCCCGAAGGTGTGCTCAAGCATTATGAGTGCGTGTATCCGTTCGGTTGGCTGGGGATGCTGTCCGATACGCCGCCCGTGAACCACGAATTGATCTACGCCCATCACGCGCGTGGTTTTTCGCTGTGCAGTCAGCGTTCACAGACCCGCAGCCGCTACTACCTGCAAGTGCCGCTGGATGAACGCGTGGAGGACTGGTCCGACGAGCGTTTCTGGACCGAACTCAAGGCCCGCTTGCCCGAAGACGTGGCAGAGCGCCTGGTCACCGGCCCGGCGCTGGAAAAGAGCATTGCGCCCTTGCGCAGCCTAGTGGTCGAGCCGATGCAGTACGGGCACCTGTTCCTGGTCGGTGACGCGGCCCATATCGTCCCACCCACTGGGGCCAAGGGCCTCAACCTGGCGGCTTCGGACGTGAATTATCTGTACCGTATCCTGGTCAAGGTCTATCGCGAAGGGCGTACCGACCTGCTGCAGCAGTACTCGCCCTTGGCCCTGCGCCGCGTGTGGAAAGGCGAGCGCTTCAGTTGGTTCATGACCCAATTGCTGCATGACTTTGGTGAACACAAGGATGCCTGGGAGCAGAAGATGCAGGAGGCGGACCGTGAGTACTTCCTGTCTTCGCCTGCGGGGCTGGTGAACATTGCCGAGAACTACGTGGGGTTGCCGTTCGAAGAGGTGGTGTAG